The following are encoded in a window of Trichocoleus sp. FACHB-46 genomic DNA:
- a CDS encoding ParM/StbA family protein, protein MTARQPSNSLNGHSSSTAILSIDLGRTSTKACVSRYPDDVVLIAANVAHLTVDQVRRGGFESRSTDALLDIWLEHQGRGYAIGQLAADFGANLGVGQSKVEDALVKVLACVGHFNLSGDLAVVLGLPYHSQEQFDREKEQLISLLRSPHVLAYRGEPKAVNIQQVWVMPEGYGSLIWCEAQDKDAHSPDLPNLSVAIVDIGHQTTDFLMVDRFRFARGASKSEPFAMNQFYDQVASQIQGADSQSLSLIEAVNRPQGQRFYRPRGATRPTDLDAILPSLRKSFARELSNRLIAWLPERVTDVIVSGGGGEFFWPDFQPLLEEAQLRIHLAQPSRKANALGQYLYGRAQLATVNPQLTKV, encoded by the coding sequence ATGACTGCCAGACAACCCTCTAATTCACTCAATGGTCATTCCAGCAGTACTGCAATTTTGAGTATTGACTTGGGCCGAACTTCTACTAAAGCTTGCGTGAGCCGCTATCCCGATGATGTAGTGCTGATTGCTGCTAATGTCGCTCACTTAACCGTTGACCAAGTGCGACGGGGTGGGTTCGAGTCCCGTTCTACCGATGCGCTATTAGATATTTGGTTGGAGCACCAAGGTCGAGGCTACGCGATCGGGCAATTAGCAGCAGACTTTGGAGCCAACTTAGGCGTCGGACAATCCAAGGTTGAAGATGCCTTGGTCAAGGTGTTGGCTTGCGTAGGGCATTTCAATCTCAGCGGAGATTTGGCTGTGGTTTTGGGATTGCCCTACCACTCCCAAGAGCAGTTCGATCGCGAGAAAGAGCAATTAATCAGTTTGCTGCGATCGCCCCATGTTTTGGCTTACCGAGGCGAGCCAAAAGCCGTCAACATTCAGCAGGTGTGGGTGATGCCAGAAGGCTATGGCAGCCTGATTTGGTGTGAAGCCCAAGACAAAGACGCTCATAGTCCTGACTTACCAAATCTATCAGTCGCGATCGTGGATATTGGTCACCAAACTACCGACTTTCTCATGGTCGATCGCTTTCGGTTTGCGCGCGGAGCCTCCAAGAGCGAACCCTTTGCCATGAACCAGTTCTACGACCAAGTGGCAAGTCAAATTCAAGGCGCAGATAGTCAGTCGCTCTCGTTGATCGAAGCGGTGAATCGACCTCAAGGACAACGGTTTTATCGTCCCCGTGGTGCCACTCGCCCAACGGATTTGGATGCTATTCTGCCCAGCTTGCGGAAGAGTTTTGCCCGTGAGTTGTCGAACCGTTTAATCGCTTGGCTACCAGAACGAGTTACAGATGTGATCGTCAGTGGTGGGGGCGGCGAATTTTTCTGGCCAGATTTTCAACCCTTGCTAGAGGAGGCGCAGTTGCGCATTCACCTCGCCCAACCGTCGCGCAAAGCGAATGCGTTAGGCCAATACCTCTATGGCCGCGCCCAGTTGGCAACTGTTAATCCTCAACTCACCAAGGTCTGA
- the ftsH2 gene encoding ATP-dependent zinc metalloprotease FtsH2, with protein sequence MKLSWKTVLLWALPAVVIGFFFWQGAFAPTPVDMSKNAASTRMTYGRFLEYLDASRVTSVDLYEGGRTAIVEAVDPELDNRVQRLRVDLPGNAPELISRLRTEKISFDVHPPRNDGAIWGLLGNLVFPILLIAGLFFLFRRSNNVPGGPGQAMNFGKSRARFQMEAKTGVMFEDVAGVEEAKEELQEVVTFLKKPERFTAVGARIPKGVLLVGPPGTGKTLLAKAIAGEAGVPFFSISGSEFVEMFVGVGASRVRDLFKKAKENAPCIIFIDEIDAVGRQRGAGIGGGNDEREQTLNQLLTEMDGFEGNTGIIIIAATNRPDVLDSALLRPGRFDRQVTVDAPDIKGRVEILQVHARNKKLSDEVSIDLVARRTPGFTGADLANLLNEAAILTARRRKEAITMLEIDDAVDRVVAGMEGTPLVDSKSKRLIAYHEIGHAVIGTLVKAHDPVQKVTLIPRGQAQGLTWFTPSEEQGLISKAQLMARIMGALGGRAAEEVIFGDAEVTTGAGNDLQQVSSMARQMVTRFGMSDLGPLCLESQSGEVFLGRDLMTRSEFSDEISSRIDAQVRSIVEHCYDESRRIIRENRTVIDRLVDLLIEKETIDGDEFRQIVAEYTVVPEKEQYVPQL encoded by the coding sequence ATGAAATTGTCTTGGAAAACAGTGCTGCTGTGGGCACTGCCCGCTGTGGTCATCGGTTTCTTCTTTTGGCAAGGCGCTTTTGCTCCAACTCCGGTAGATATGAGCAAAAACGCAGCAAGTACCCGCATGACCTACGGGCGCTTTTTGGAATATCTAGACGCAAGTCGAGTCACAAGTGTTGACCTCTATGAAGGAGGACGGACAGCAATTGTAGAAGCGGTTGATCCAGAATTAGATAATCGGGTGCAGCGGCTCAGAGTAGACCTGCCTGGTAATGCTCCTGAACTGATTTCCCGCCTCAGAACCGAAAAAATCAGCTTTGATGTGCATCCACCTCGTAATGATGGTGCCATCTGGGGCCTATTGGGGAACCTAGTCTTCCCAATCTTGCTGATTGCGGGACTCTTCTTCTTGTTCCGTCGCTCTAATAATGTGCCAGGTGGCCCTGGTCAAGCCATGAACTTTGGCAAATCCCGTGCTCGGTTCCAGATGGAAGCGAAAACAGGTGTCATGTTTGAGGATGTGGCAGGCGTAGAAGAAGCCAAGGAAGAGTTGCAAGAAGTTGTAACTTTCCTCAAGAAGCCAGAACGCTTTACTGCCGTTGGTGCCCGCATTCCTAAAGGGGTATTGCTAGTGGGTCCTCCAGGAACGGGTAAAACTCTGTTGGCTAAGGCGATCGCTGGGGAAGCTGGCGTGCCCTTCTTTAGCATCTCTGGTTCTGAGTTTGTCGAAATGTTTGTTGGTGTGGGTGCTTCTCGCGTCCGTGACCTCTTTAAGAAAGCGAAAGAAAACGCGCCTTGCATCATCTTTATCGATGAGATTGACGCAGTCGGTCGGCAACGGGGCGCAGGCATTGGCGGTGGCAACGATGAGCGGGAACAAACCCTCAACCAGTTGCTCACCGAAATGGATGGCTTCGAAGGCAACACTGGCATCATCATCATTGCTGCAACTAACCGTCCTGACGTTCTAGACTCAGCCCTGCTCCGTCCGGGTCGTTTCGATCGCCAAGTCACGGTGGATGCTCCTGACATCAAAGGTCGCGTAGAGATTTTGCAAGTTCACGCTCGCAACAAGAAGCTCTCTGACGAAGTTTCGATCGATTTAGTGGCTCGTCGGACTCCTGGCTTCACCGGGGCAGACTTGGCAAACTTACTGAACGAGGCCGCTATCCTAACCGCACGTCGCCGTAAAGAAGCGATCACCATGCTAGAAATCGACGATGCAGTCGATCGCGTGGTAGCTGGGATGGAAGGCACTCCTCTGGTCGATAGCAAGAGCAAGCGCTTGATTGCTTATCACGAGATTGGCCATGCGGTGATTGGCACCTTGGTCAAAGCTCATGACCCCGTCCAAAAAGTCACTTTGATTCCTCGCGGACAAGCTCAGGGCTTGACCTGGTTTACTCCCAGCGAAGAGCAAGGCTTGATTTCTAAAGCGCAACTGATGGCTCGGATTATGGGAGCCTTAGGAGGTCGCGCGGCTGAGGAAGTAATCTTTGGTGATGCTGAGGTGACTACTGGGGCGGGTAATGACCTGCAACAAGTCAGCAGCATGGCGCGGCAGATGGTGACCCGGTTCGGCATGTCTGACTTAGGCCCCTTGTGCTTAGAGAGCCAATCAGGCGAAGTGTTCTTGGGCCGAGATTTGATGACTCGCTCGGAGTTCTCTGATGAGATTTCGTCTCGGATTGATGCTCAAGTCCGCTCAATTGTGGAGCACTGCTACGATGAATCTCGTCGCATCATCCGTGAGAACCGCACCGTAATCGATCGCCTGGTGGATCTCTTAATTGAAAAAGAAACCATCGACGGCGACGAGTTCCGCCAAATCGTGGCTGAGTACACGGTAGTACCCGAGAAAGAGCAGTATGTGCCTCAGCTCTAA
- a CDS encoding DUF6464 family protein produces the protein MLAFRPKNVWRSHHVCSKGAAMIEIILVITLGLLPPLLSLWLLQRAEIRAQNRLRVAMAAVERRSLQNLRRASSDQRYVEGMGLLTGDITCRFNARSAHLRCAVNPLGPCQDCRYYESIEFS, from the coding sequence ATGCTGGCCTTTCGGCCCAAGAATGTTTGGCGATCGCATCATGTTTGTAGCAAGGGGGCTGCCATGATCGAAATCATTTTAGTGATCACGCTAGGCTTATTGCCTCCCCTATTATCACTATGGCTGTTGCAGCGAGCAGAAATCAGAGCCCAGAATCGATTAAGGGTGGCCATGGCAGCAGTGGAACGTCGGAGTCTACAAAATCTCCGTCGAGCTTCTAGCGACCAGCGCTATGTCGAAGGCATGGGGTTGCTTACAGGCGATATTACCTGTCGGTTTAATGCGCGATCGGCGCATCTACGTTGTGCGGTGAATCCTCTAGGGCCGTGTCAGGACTGTCGGTATTACGAGTCAATTGAGTTTAGCTAG
- a CDS encoding glycine betaine ABC transporter substrate-binding protein, with product MRRTVVLGLIASVLSLAIAGCNSSNQRIVVGSKNFTEQVILGELLAQEIEAKTNLKVDRRLNLGGTFVCHQGIVAGELDVYPEYTGTAYTAILKQTAISDPKAVYQQVKQTYAQQFQLEWTEPLGFNNTFAIVIRGDDARKNNLQTLSQVAKYTPQWQAGFGYEFLERADGFPGLAKTYNLKFAEQPKVMDLGLLYRALTDKQVDLVAGNSTDGLIDSLGLVVLQDDKQYFPPYEAAPIVRQETLQKHPELRSVFQGLAGKISETEMRRLNYEVDGKRRDVKQVVEEFRKAQNL from the coding sequence ATGAGAAGAACAGTTGTCTTGGGTTTAATCGCAAGCGTTTTGAGTTTGGCGATCGCAGGCTGCAACTCTAGCAATCAGCGTATCGTGGTCGGCTCCAAAAACTTCACCGAGCAAGTGATTTTAGGGGAGTTGCTGGCTCAAGAAATTGAAGCGAAAACCAATCTCAAAGTCGATCGCCGTTTGAATCTGGGAGGTACATTTGTCTGCCATCAAGGCATTGTAGCTGGCGAGCTAGACGTCTATCCAGAATACACAGGCACCGCTTACACAGCAATTCTCAAGCAGACTGCCATTAGCGATCCCAAAGCGGTCTACCAGCAGGTGAAACAAACTTATGCTCAGCAGTTCCAGTTGGAATGGACAGAACCGTTAGGCTTCAACAACACCTTCGCGATCGTGATTCGGGGCGATGATGCTCGTAAGAATAATCTCCAAACTCTTTCTCAAGTCGCAAAATATACTCCACAGTGGCAAGCAGGGTTTGGCTACGAGTTTTTAGAACGCGCCGATGGTTTTCCTGGGTTAGCGAAAACTTACAATCTCAAATTTGCTGAGCAGCCCAAAGTGATGGACCTAGGCTTGCTGTATCGGGCGCTTACCGACAAGCAAGTCGATCTTGTCGCTGGAAACTCCACGGATGGCCTGATCGACTCGCTAGGTTTAGTGGTGCTACAAGACGATAAGCAATATTTTCCGCCTTACGAGGCTGCCCCTATTGTGCGTCAAGAAACCCTACAAAAACACCCTGAACTGCGCTCTGTCTTCCAGGGGCTGGCTGGCAAAATCTCCGAAACCGAGATGCGACGACTCAACTACGAAGTAGATGGCAAGCGCCGCGATGTGAAGCAAGTGGTAGAAGAATTCCGCAAAGCTCAAAACTTGTAG
- a CDS encoding ABC transporter permease, which yields MNLGEFWSRYAGEIAQRTLEHVQMVGIALAIAILFGIPLGVLITRKPHLGKPILGFANVVQTIPSLALFGFLIPVPFLGGIGVQTAILALILYSLLPIIRSTYTGIVSVDPAIREAGVGMGMTDWQLLWQVELPLALGFVLAGVRVATVIGVGLATIAAAVGAGGLGVFIFRGVAVVDNQLILAGAIPAAVMALLADFGFGWLERRLTLKGSR from the coding sequence ATGAACCTGGGTGAGTTTTGGAGCCGTTATGCAGGAGAGATTGCCCAGCGCACGTTAGAGCATGTGCAGATGGTGGGGATTGCCCTGGCGATCGCGATTCTGTTTGGCATTCCTTTAGGAGTTTTGATTACTCGCAAGCCTCACCTCGGTAAGCCGATTTTAGGATTCGCCAATGTTGTACAAACAATTCCCAGTTTGGCGCTGTTCGGCTTTTTGATTCCAGTGCCATTTTTAGGCGGAATTGGCGTACAGACGGCGATTTTAGCGTTAATTCTCTACTCCCTGCTACCGATTATTCGCAGTACTTACACCGGAATTGTCAGCGTCGATCCGGCGATTCGAGAGGCAGGAGTGGGCATGGGCATGACCGACTGGCAGTTGTTGTGGCAAGTAGAACTCCCGTTGGCTCTGGGCTTCGTTCTGGCGGGGGTACGAGTGGCGACGGTGATTGGCGTGGGTTTAGCGACGATCGCGGCGGCAGTCGGTGCAGGTGGATTAGGGGTGTTTATCTTTCGAGGCGTAGCAGTAGTAGATAATCAACTCATTCTGGCTGGCGCAATCCCAGCAGCGGTGATGGCGTTGTTGGCAGATTTTGGTTTCGGCTGGCTGGAGCGGCGGCTAACACTAAAGGGTTCCCGATGA
- a CDS encoding ATP-binding cassette domain-containing protein codes for MSEVGQVAVKFWDVTYRLKQRALITQLNFEVHRGEILVLLGRSGCGKTTTLKLINRLLLPTSGEVWVEGKPTSHWNPIQLRRRVGYVIQEVGLFPHFTVARNVGVVPALEGWERDRISARVKELLELVGLDANHFAHRYPHELSGGQRQRVGVARALAADPPLLLMDEPFGALDPITRLEIQREFRQLQQQLGKTVIFVTHDVQEAFLLASKIGLMQEGQLSFWGTREEFLRSPLPEVQAFTQCLQPFNTTSDREAN; via the coding sequence ATGTCAGAGGTGGGTCAGGTTGCCGTTAAGTTTTGGGATGTTACCTATCGCCTTAAGCAGCGTGCTTTGATTACTCAACTAAATTTTGAAGTGCATCGAGGTGAAATCTTAGTTTTGCTGGGACGTAGTGGTTGCGGCAAAACTACCACTCTCAAGTTGATCAATCGGTTGTTGTTGCCGACGAGTGGCGAAGTTTGGGTAGAAGGCAAACCTACCAGCCATTGGAATCCGATTCAACTGCGACGACGGGTTGGTTATGTGATTCAAGAAGTGGGGTTGTTTCCGCATTTCACAGTGGCTCGGAATGTGGGGGTGGTACCTGCTCTGGAAGGATGGGAGCGCGATCGCATCTCTGCCCGTGTCAAGGAGCTTCTAGAACTTGTGGGCCTAGACGCCAATCATTTTGCCCACCGTTATCCTCATGAACTTTCGGGCGGTCAACGGCAACGAGTGGGAGTGGCCAGAGCTTTAGCGGCTGACCCACCGTTATTGTTGATGGATGAACCGTTTGGAGCGCTGGACCCGATTACGCGGTTAGAAATTCAGCGAGAGTTTCGCCAACTGCAACAGCAACTCGGCAAAACCGTGATATTTGTGACTCATGATGTGCAAGAAGCCTTTCTCCTCGCTTCTAAAATTGGCTTAATGCAAGAGGGTCAATTGAGCTTCTGGGGGACACGAGAAGAGTTTTTGCGATCGCCCCTTCCAGAAGTGCAAGCCTTTACCCAGTGCTTACAGCCGTTTAATACCACGTCAGACCGGGAAGCCAATTGA
- a CDS encoding DedA family protein, which translates to MSFEFLSLETIQELARQYGYWAVFVGILLENLGLPIPGETATLAGGFLAGSGELNYWIVLGSAVLGASLGGTCGYWIGRWGGWPLLVGLGRIFRFREEQLLEVKNQFSENAGKTVFFGRFIALLRVFASPLAGIAQMPFLKFMFYNLFGATVWASVMVTLAFFAGRIVPLEQLVVWAAQFAGVALFLAIAWIAVPIWLETRKAKQLERPD; encoded by the coding sequence ATGTCTTTCGAGTTTTTATCGCTAGAGACTATCCAGGAATTAGCTCGTCAATATGGCTACTGGGCAGTATTTGTAGGTATTCTGCTAGAAAATCTCGGCTTGCCAATTCCCGGTGAAACTGCGACACTTGCTGGCGGTTTCTTGGCGGGTAGCGGTGAACTGAATTACTGGATTGTCCTCGGTAGTGCAGTTCTCGGTGCTTCGCTGGGCGGGACTTGCGGCTATTGGATTGGTAGGTGGGGCGGATGGCCGCTGCTCGTTGGCCTCGGTCGCATCTTCCGCTTTCGAGAAGAGCAATTGCTAGAAGTCAAAAATCAATTTAGTGAAAACGCCGGAAAGACAGTGTTTTTTGGCCGTTTCATTGCTCTGCTCCGAGTTTTTGCTAGCCCGCTCGCTGGAATTGCCCAGATGCCGTTTCTCAAATTCATGTTTTATAACTTGTTTGGGGCAACGGTTTGGGCTTCTGTGATGGTGACCTTGGCATTCTTCGCAGGTCGAATTGTGCCCTTAGAACAGCTAGTTGTTTGGGCCGCTCAATTTGCTGGAGTCGCTTTGTTCCTGGCGATCGCCTGGATTGCAGTTCCCATCTGGTTAGAAACTCGTAAAGCTAAGCAATTAGAACGTCCAGATTAA
- a CDS encoding argininosuccinate synthase yields MGRAKKVVLAYSGGVDTSVCIPYLKTEWGVEEVITLAADLGQGDELEPIRKKALDSGASESLVIDATAGFIKDYAFPAIQANALYENRYPLSTALARPLIAKLLVEAAEKYGADAVAHGCTGKGNDQVRFDVSIAALNPNLKVLAPAREWGMSREETIAYGEKFGIPAPVKKSSPYSIDRNLLGRSIEAGPLEDPWTEPLEEIYALTKAIADTPNEPEYVEIGFEKGLPTHLNGEALDSVALITRLNELAGNHGVGRIDMLENRLVGIKSREIYEAPALLVLIQAHRDLESLTLTADVTHYKRGIEETYSQLVYNGLWYSPLKGALDAFVQQTQERVSGTVRIKLFKGNANIVGRQSANSLYSPDLATYGAEDKFDHKAAEGFIYVWGLPTRVWSQQNRL; encoded by the coding sequence ATGGGTCGCGCCAAGAAAGTTGTGCTGGCATACTCCGGCGGAGTTGATACTTCCGTCTGCATTCCTTATCTCAAAACTGAGTGGGGGGTTGAAGAAGTTATTACCTTAGCAGCCGACTTGGGCCAAGGGGATGAACTAGAACCCATCCGCAAAAAAGCACTCGATTCAGGCGCTAGCGAGTCCTTGGTAATCGATGCAACGGCAGGTTTTATCAAAGACTATGCTTTTCCTGCGATTCAAGCTAATGCACTCTACGAGAATCGCTATCCCCTTTCTACCGCTTTGGCTCGGCCACTGATTGCCAAGCTATTGGTGGAAGCAGCCGAAAAATATGGTGCCGATGCGGTCGCACACGGTTGCACAGGCAAAGGCAATGACCAAGTGCGATTTGATGTCTCGATCGCTGCTCTAAATCCCAACCTCAAAGTCTTAGCGCCCGCCAGAGAATGGGGCATGAGTCGAGAAGAAACGATCGCCTACGGGGAAAAATTTGGCATTCCTGCTCCAGTCAAGAAGTCTTCACCTTACAGCATCGATCGCAACCTCTTGGGTCGCAGTATTGAAGCAGGCCCTCTAGAAGACCCTTGGACCGAGCCCCTAGAAGAAATCTACGCTTTGACCAAGGCGATCGCCGACACACCTAATGAACCAGAATATGTAGAAATTGGCTTTGAGAAGGGTTTGCCGACTCACCTGAATGGAGAAGCTTTAGATTCTGTGGCGTTGATTACCCGACTCAACGAACTTGCTGGCAATCACGGCGTCGGGCGGATCGATATGCTGGAGAACCGTTTAGTTGGGATTAAATCGCGTGAAATTTATGAAGCACCCGCTCTCTTAGTACTGATTCAAGCCCACCGGGATTTAGAGAGCCTAACGCTAACGGCTGATGTCACCCACTATAAGCGGGGCATTGAGGAAACCTACAGCCAACTCGTCTACAACGGCCTCTGGTACAGCCCGCTCAAGGGAGCCTTAGATGCCTTTGTGCAACAGACCCAAGAGCGCGTTTCTGGCACTGTACGAATCAAGCTGTTTAAGGGCAATGCCAATATTGTGGGACGGCAATCTGCCAACTCCCTCTACAGCCCAGACTTGGCAACCTACGGCGCAGAAGACAAGTTCGACCACAAAGCAGCGGAAGGATTTATCTATGTTTGGGGCCTACCCACGCGGGTTTGGTCACAACAAAACCGCCTTTAA
- a CDS encoding glycosyltransferase family 2 protein: MKISIITPTSANRQIHFPGLYHCFKSQTYPDCELLVLDDSPSSSEFFLNLSDPTVKYLQVKQGMTIGEKRNRLVQAAAGEIIVHFDDDDYYAPNYVEIMMNYLKEYDFVTLGGWYAYAPRHDFFCYWDTTQSSKYLFDVKPKLEVRALSLEEVSPEEEHVWLESVLWGYGFSYSYRKSIFDKITFDSVDFGEDIKFVEKVKEANYKTIHFLDQEGLVLHIIHDRNTSGIFPQFSLPSFLLAQIFGLEIIGFLWASQGG, translated from the coding sequence ATGAAAATAAGTATTATCACACCAACTTCTGCAAATAGACAAATTCATTTTCCTGGTTTGTATCATTGCTTTAAATCACAAACTTATCCCGATTGTGAGCTACTAGTTTTAGATGATAGTCCATCCAGTTCAGAGTTTTTTCTTAATCTAAGCGATCCAACCGTTAAATATCTTCAGGTTAAGCAAGGAATGACTATTGGTGAAAAAAGAAATCGTTTAGTTCAAGCGGCAGCTGGGGAAATTATTGTCCATTTTGATGATGACGATTATTATGCGCCAAATTATGTCGAGATAATGATGAACTATCTGAAAGAATATGATTTTGTGACTCTGGGTGGTTGGTATGCTTATGCACCAAGGCATGACTTTTTCTGTTATTGGGATACCACCCAATCTTCCAAGTACCTATTTGATGTAAAACCAAAGCTAGAAGTTAGAGCTCTCTCATTAGAAGAAGTTTCACCGGAAGAAGAGCATGTTTGGCTAGAATCTGTTCTTTGGGGGTATGGCTTCTCTTATTCTTACAGAAAGAGTATTTTTGACAAAATTACTTTTGACTCTGTTGATTTTGGGGAAGACATTAAATTTGTTGAAAAAGTTAAAGAGGCTAACTATAAAACAATCCATTTTTTAGATCAAGAAGGCCTTGTTCTACACATCATTCATGATCGAAATACATCAGGTATATTTCCCCAATTTTCTTTGCCTAGCTTTTTATTGGCGCAAATCTTTGGCTTGGAAATTATAGGATTTTTATGGGCTTCTCAAGGTGGATAA
- a CDS encoding glycosyltransferase family 2 protein has protein sequence MRVAVFFSVVIPTYNRKSILEKCLRALEHQHLTADSEVTGYEVVLVDDGSTDGTVDWIRTSAAEFPHVRLFGQNHQGPSAARNLGVQQAIGDTIIFIDSDLVVTEQFLQAHADGLEQGQRSLPAPATPNEPPRLFTYGRVINTCNFEQPTSEPYKVTDFSAAYFATGNVAIARYWLEKAGLFDTQFQLYGWEDLELGVRLKQLGLKLIKCHDAVGYHWHPPFALAEIPQLIDKEIQRGRMGVLFYQKHPTWEVRMMIQMTWLHRVLWGLLSLGGSLNERTLAPLLQWLIEQGKPQLALEIARIFLNWYNVQGVYAAYAEMQQAAS, from the coding sequence ATGAGGGTAGCCGTGTTCTTCAGTGTGGTAATTCCAACTTATAATCGCAAATCTATCTTGGAGAAGTGCCTAAGGGCTTTGGAGCATCAACACCTCACAGCAGATAGCGAAGTGACTGGCTATGAGGTTGTGCTAGTTGATGATGGCTCTACGGATGGCACAGTCGATTGGATACGCACAAGTGCAGCAGAGTTTCCTCATGTACGGTTGTTTGGCCAAAATCACCAAGGTCCATCTGCGGCTCGGAATTTGGGGGTGCAGCAAGCGATCGGAGACACAATTATTTTTATTGACAGCGATTTAGTCGTCACCGAACAGTTTTTGCAAGCTCATGCAGATGGTCTGGAGCAAGGCCAGCGATCGCTCCCCGCCCCAGCGACCCCCAATGAGCCGCCCCGCCTCTTCACCTACGGTCGAGTGATTAATACCTGCAATTTTGAGCAACCCACCAGTGAGCCGTACAAAGTCACAGATTTCTCAGCCGCCTATTTTGCTACAGGTAATGTCGCGATCGCCCGTTACTGGCTAGAAAAAGCAGGCTTATTTGATACTCAGTTCCAACTGTATGGCTGGGAAGATCTAGAACTAGGCGTGCGGCTGAAGCAATTAGGTCTCAAGCTGATTAAATGTCACGATGCAGTTGGCTACCATTGGCACCCACCTTTTGCCCTAGCAGAAATTCCGCAGTTAATTGACAAAGAAATCCAGCGCGGACGCATGGGAGTTTTGTTCTATCAAAAGCATCCCACCTGGGAAGTGCGGATGATGATTCAAATGACTTGGCTGCATCGTGTGCTCTGGGGCTTACTCTCTCTAGGCGGCTCCTTAAATGAGCGAACCTTAGCTCCTTTGTTGCAATGGTTGATTGAGCAAGGCAAGCCCCAACTAGCCCTAGAGATCGCTCGTATCTTTCTCAATTGGTACAACGTTCAAGGTGTGTATGCCGCTTATGCTGAAATGCAGCAGGCCGCTTCGTAA
- the rpsB gene encoding 30S ribosomal protein S2: MPVVSLAQMMEAGVHFGHQTRRWNPKMSPYIYTSRNGVHIIDLVQTAQLMEEAYSYMRTAAEQGKKFLFIGTKRQAAGIVAQEAARCGAYYVNQRWLGGMLTNWTTIKTRVDRLKELERREETGALDLLPKKEASVLRRELEKLQKYLGGIKAMRKVPDVVIIVDQRREYNAVQECLKLGVPIVSLLDTNCDPDFVDIPIPANDDAIRSIKLIVGKLADAIYEGRHGQLEAEEDYEDYEGAEDDFDYEDNDTSFLPEEEAEAEA, from the coding sequence ATGCCAGTCGTCTCTTTGGCTCAAATGATGGAGGCAGGCGTTCACTTCGGGCACCAAACCCGTCGGTGGAACCCCAAAATGTCTCCTTATATCTACACCTCTCGTAACGGTGTTCATATCATCGACTTGGTGCAAACTGCCCAGTTGATGGAAGAAGCATACAGCTACATGCGAACTGCGGCTGAACAGGGCAAAAAGTTCCTGTTTATTGGCACCAAGCGGCAAGCAGCTGGGATTGTGGCTCAAGAAGCGGCGCGTTGTGGAGCATACTACGTCAACCAGCGTTGGTTAGGCGGCATGCTCACCAACTGGACCACCATTAAAACTCGCGTCGATCGCCTTAAAGAGCTAGAGCGTCGCGAAGAAACTGGGGCCCTAGACCTACTGCCTAAGAAGGAAGCTTCTGTCCTCCGCCGAGAACTAGAAAAGCTCCAGAAGTACCTAGGTGGCATTAAAGCCATGCGTAAAGTTCCCGATGTCGTTATCATCGTGGACCAACGCCGGGAGTACAACGCGGTTCAAGAGTGCCTCAAGTTGGGCGTTCCCATTGTTTCGCTCTTAGATACTAATTGCGATCCTGACTTCGTAGATATTCCTATTCCAGCTAATGATGATGCCATTCGGTCCATTAAGCTAATAGTAGGTAAGCTAGCGGATGCGATCTATGAAGGTCGTCACGGTCAGCTAGAGGCTGAGGAAGACTACGAAGACTACGAAGGTGCGGAGGACGACTTCGACTACGAAGACAACGATACTTCGTTCCTGCCAGAGGAAGAAGCTGAAGCTGAAGCATAG